The proteins below are encoded in one region of Lactuca sativa cultivar Salinas chromosome 3, Lsat_Salinas_v11, whole genome shotgun sequence:
- the LOC111902406 gene encoding leucine-rich repeat extensin-like protein 3, with the protein MNPSIQAVALFMIILTTLASMINGDNLQETNMVPELPDASIKCGSCPCVDPCGSQPTFPPPPLPSPSPPPPPPPLPSPPPPSPPPPATQYCPPAVVAKPPPPPRFIYVTSPPSSVNHPFTLNVYSGGCSRRVGGVTDTIGGQRFSGEDQAFSGNTKVFPTKPSFSVDKKLFSSFVDCVPDNHPPLPPPLDHHPPPHVLLLLFIVKY; encoded by the exons ATGAATCCATCAATCCAAGCTGTAGCTTTGTTCATGATTATTCTCACAACACTAGCATCTATGATCAATGGCGACAATCTTCAAGAAACAAATATGGTGCCTGAGTTGCCCGATGCATCAATTAAATGTGGTTCATGCCCCTGCGTAGACCCTTGTGGCAGCCAGCCAACGTTTCCACCACCTCCGctgccatcaccatcaccaccaccacctccacccccACTTCCCTCACCACCACCTCCTTCTCCGCCACCACCCGCTACTCAGTATTGTCCTCCAGCTGTTGTGGCAAAACCACCACCTCCACCGAGGTTCATTTACGTGACTAGCCCACCTTCATCAGTGAATCATCCCTTCACCTTGAATGTGTACTCCGGTGGCTGTAGCCGTCGCGTTGGTGGAGTTACTG ATACCATCGGTGGGCAAAGATTTTCCGGTGAGGACCAAGCTTTTTCCGGCAACACCAAGGTTTTTCCGACGAAACCAAGCTTTTCCGTCGACAAAAAATTGTTTTCCAG TTTTGTTGATTGTGTTCCCGACAACCAcccgccactaccaccaccactggaccaccacccgccaccacatGTTCTATTACTTCTATTTATTGTGAAATATTAG